The sequence below is a genomic window from Acidaminococcales bacterium.
TACCCAGCAAAATGACGACCTTTATCAAAAAACGGTGGCCTATCTTTGGCAGGGAAACGACACCTTCATTTCCCTGCGCTATGATTTTGCCCGCAAACAAACCGTCCTCTCCTTCTACAGCCACCCGCTTTACCAGCAGTGGTCGGCGCGGAGCGCCCGGCCGCCTTCCGGCCGGATCAGGGAGCGCGGCGGCTGAGCGCGCCCGGTTTGGCGGCGGCAAAAAACCTATCGGGGAGCGACCTGCCCAAATGAAAAGAACGTTGGAAAAATTCAACGCGGACTACATCCTGCTCGCGCAAATGTACGAGGACGCCTACTATCCGAAATTCCTCGTCGACAAACTGCGCTTTGTCATCCTTGATTTTGTGGGCTACCTGGCTGACGCTTCGCGCAGCCGGAAAGAGATCCAGGAAAAACTCGATGAAATGAACATCATGATCGGCAGCCTGCGCGAAGAATTTCACGAAAACGGCAGCGAATTTGAAACCGTCGCCCGCGCCTGCGTCGCCGCCGACATCGAATACATACTCAAATACTTTTCCGTCGGCATAGAACTGGCCGAAGCGCTGCGCGCGCGGGACTGGTAACGATGCCCAGGGCGGCGGGCGGCTTGCGCCGCCGGGGAAATATTAAGGAGGGAAGCGCGCTTGGGGAAAAAACTTTTTTTGGCCCTTCTCTTTTTTTTGCTGGCCGGCGACTGCGCGGCCGCAAGTTCCGCCGCCGTTGGGGACGGGACGGTTGAGCACGCCGATCGCGCGGCGAATTTTCGCCTGAAAACCTGCGCCGCCTGGGACAGGCTGGCCGTAACCGAAACCCGCGTAGGCAAGAACCCGGCTTGGATCGTCCGCTTCTGCCAAGCCGGGCAAACGGCGCCCGACCCATCCTTTGCCCTCCAGTCGGTCAACGGCGGCAAAGACGAGGACCTGCGCCAGACCTGCGCCGATTTTGCCGGCGGCTACGCGGGCGCCATCCTCGCGCAGCTGCTGGACGCGGAAAGGAACGCCCCGTCGCTGCCGGGCTTTGCCGTAACCGCCTCCGAGGTGAAAAAAGCGGGCGGCAACGAATACATACTGCTCAAATTCGAAGACGGCGCGCGCCGTCAGGCCATATACCGCGTGATGACCGCTATGGGCAAATATGTCTATTCTTTTAGTTTTCGGGCGGACGCTTCCGCCCATCCCGACTTCGGCAAGAACCTTGAACTTATGCTGGAAACCCTGCGGCCTTTCAAGTAGCCGCCGCCCGCGGCAAATTCGGCGCTTGCGCGGCCCCTGCCGGGGCGGGCTTGCGCAGGGAACAGGCGCATTTGGGGGCGGATGCTTCTGATTGGCCGGGGAAAACGCTTTTTTGCCTTTTCGCCCTGTGCCTTGACACATTGGCTTGGGCCTTGTTAAAATTGCATTGTCC
It includes:
- a CDS encoding DUF5713 family protein, with amino-acid sequence MKRTLEKFNADYILLAQMYEDAYYPKFLVDKLRFVILDFVGYLADASRSRKEIQEKLDEMNIMIGSLREEFHENGSEFETVARACVAADIEYILKYFSVGIELAEALRARDW